From one Octopus bimaculoides isolate UCB-OBI-ISO-001 chromosome 1, ASM119413v2, whole genome shotgun sequence genomic stretch:
- the LOC106882601 gene encoding dysbindin protein homolog isoform X2, with the protein MGDKIRSLGINLIKNQEVLTPVKTVKPVDHVNYDAGADLLYKYQLLWKDIQKANEENAKKAESLDREIQIIYGDIKKNCNNLTGFYREVKSLPSFLGVLQNLTDLLACLEESCDSVESALVRLENVSETQELKQHMQSHTDQLNNYRRKKEEELKRLASQKNIELAIQAEKKVKQKQDVLRERSETFEEAFQNDLDYYRTHGHMNRLPNGEGTKNLDLSDITLDQDESGLAAFLASTEVTPCSEKGLLGISFSSNVAGDITSPSDVDLLTPMTPGSEWGAADESSAYSETEGENQPPKSDNSQSVNPEADESVTDHSTGDEDANLQTNPALCKTETFQNEDSVNSNK; encoded by the exons GATCAACCTCATCAAAAATCAGGAGGTTCTGACTCCTGTTAAGACAGTGAAACCTGTAGACCATGTAAACTATGATGCAGGAGCTGATCTTCTTTACAA GTATCAGTTATTATGGAAAGATATACAAAAAGCCAATGAAGAAAATGCCAAGAAAGCTGAG TCATTGGACCGTGAAATCCAAATTATATATGGTGATATAAAAAAGAACTGTAACAATTTAACTGGATTTTATAGAGAAGTGAAAAGTCTTCCAAGTTTCTTGGGTGTTTTGCAGAACTTGACTGATTTATTGG cttGCTTAGAAGAGAGTTGTGATTCAGTTGAGTCAGCCCTTGTGCGATTGGAGAATGTTAGCGAAACCCAGGAACTGAAACAacatatgcaatcacacacaGACCAACTCAATAATtataggagaaagaaagaagaagaattgaaaagATTAGCAT cTCAAAAGAACATAGAACTTGCAATCCAAGCTGAGAAAAAGGTAAAACAGAAGCAGGATGTACTGCGTGAAAGATCAGAAACATTTGAAGAAGCATTCCAAAATGACTTAGATTATTATCGTACACATGGCCATATGAACA GACTTCCAAATGGTGAAGGAACAAAGAACCTGGATCTTAGTGATATTACACTGGACCAAGATGAATCTGGTTTGGCAGCATTTTTAGCATCCACTGAAGTAACTCCTTGTAGTGAGAAGGGACTTCTTGGCATATCTTTCTCCTCTAATGTAGCAGGAGACATTACTTCTCCTTCAGATGTTGACCTTTTGACCCCTATGACACCAGGCAGTGAGTGGGGAGCTGCTGATGAATCATCAGCATACAGTGAGACCGAAGGGGAAAACCAACCACCAAAGTCCGATAATTCACAATCTGTTAATCCAGAGGCTGATGAATCTGTGACAGATCACTCTACTGGAGATGAAGATGCAAATCTACAAACTAACCCAGCTTTATGTAAGACAGAGACCTTTCAAAATGAGGATTCTGTAAATTCTAACAAATGA
- the LOC106882601 gene encoding dysbindin isoform X1 produces MSVFEVIKDKFHTVQQDLSAGINLIKNQEVLTPVKTVKPVDHVNYDAGADLLYKYQLLWKDIQKANEENAKKAESLDREIQIIYGDIKKNCNNLTGFYREVKSLPSFLGVLQNLTDLLACLEESCDSVESALVRLENVSETQELKQHMQSHTDQLNNYRRKKEEELKRLASQKNIELAIQAEKKVKQKQDVLRERSETFEEAFQNDLDYYRTHGHMNRLPNGEGTKNLDLSDITLDQDESGLAAFLASTEVTPCSEKGLLGISFSSNVAGDITSPSDVDLLTPMTPGSEWGAADESSAYSETEGENQPPKSDNSQSVNPEADESVTDHSTGDEDANLQTNPALCKTETFQNEDSVNSNK; encoded by the exons GATCAACCTCATCAAAAATCAGGAGGTTCTGACTCCTGTTAAGACAGTGAAACCTGTAGACCATGTAAACTATGATGCAGGAGCTGATCTTCTTTACAA GTATCAGTTATTATGGAAAGATATACAAAAAGCCAATGAAGAAAATGCCAAGAAAGCTGAG TCATTGGACCGTGAAATCCAAATTATATATGGTGATATAAAAAAGAACTGTAACAATTTAACTGGATTTTATAGAGAAGTGAAAAGTCTTCCAAGTTTCTTGGGTGTTTTGCAGAACTTGACTGATTTATTGG cttGCTTAGAAGAGAGTTGTGATTCAGTTGAGTCAGCCCTTGTGCGATTGGAGAATGTTAGCGAAACCCAGGAACTGAAACAacatatgcaatcacacacaGACCAACTCAATAATtataggagaaagaaagaagaagaattgaaaagATTAGCAT cTCAAAAGAACATAGAACTTGCAATCCAAGCTGAGAAAAAGGTAAAACAGAAGCAGGATGTACTGCGTGAAAGATCAGAAACATTTGAAGAAGCATTCCAAAATGACTTAGATTATTATCGTACACATGGCCATATGAACA GACTTCCAAATGGTGAAGGAACAAAGAACCTGGATCTTAGTGATATTACACTGGACCAAGATGAATCTGGTTTGGCAGCATTTTTAGCATCCACTGAAGTAACTCCTTGTAGTGAGAAGGGACTTCTTGGCATATCTTTCTCCTCTAATGTAGCAGGAGACATTACTTCTCCTTCAGATGTTGACCTTTTGACCCCTATGACACCAGGCAGTGAGTGGGGAGCTGCTGATGAATCATCAGCATACAGTGAGACCGAAGGGGAAAACCAACCACCAAAGTCCGATAATTCACAATCTGTTAATCCAGAGGCTGATGAATCTGTGACAGATCACTCTACTGGAGATGAAGATGCAAATCTACAAACTAACCCAGCTTTATGTAAGACAGAGACCTTTCAAAATGAGGATTCTGTAAATTCTAACAAATGA